In one window of Bdellovibrio bacteriovorus W DNA:
- a CDS encoding phosphohydrolase (COG1408 Predicted phosphohydrolases), translated as MNIMRILMTSFVLIMFTYSAHQLTRFADFSPLESLAIILFLLFVFLFILGTFAYSWKFRDRPHQTTDRLMNVALILMAYVNFLLCFLILRDAVALVQSLLNMETEEIYNRQASFGILLSPLPFLLLGNLVVRLGAKVKKIEISFPNLPKALDGFRILHITDLHIGPSVSPHFVHKVVEKANALSPDMMVFTGDILDSFAERHTQEHRLISKLKARHGIFYVTGNHEYYWNAKSAIEYFETAGFEPLQNQVENLYIENSVLQIAGVNDPAARQFAQEGPNFETLKNRLQTESFKVLLSHQPRLCHEAEKAGFDLQLSGHTHGGQFFPWNLLIVFFERYSKGLYNIGNLKLYVNQGTGYWGPQLRLGTYCELAEIVLRKQGKTE; from the coding sequence ATGAATATTATGCGCATCCTTATGACTTCATTTGTCCTGATCATGTTCACCTACTCAGCTCATCAATTGACAAGGTTTGCAGATTTTAGTCCTTTGGAATCCCTCGCTATCATCCTCTTTCTCCTCTTCGTCTTTCTGTTTATTCTTGGCACGTTTGCTTACTCTTGGAAGTTTCGCGATCGCCCTCATCAGACAACAGATCGTTTAATGAATGTCGCGCTCATACTCATGGCTTACGTCAATTTTCTTCTATGCTTCCTCATCCTTCGCGATGCTGTTGCGCTTGTGCAAAGTCTTCTCAATATGGAGACCGAAGAAATTTACAATCGACAAGCAAGTTTTGGAATCTTACTTTCTCCTCTCCCTTTTCTTCTTTTGGGCAACTTAGTGGTTCGCTTAGGGGCTAAAGTTAAAAAGATAGAAATCTCTTTTCCCAACCTTCCTAAGGCACTGGATGGTTTTCGCATTTTACACATTACCGACCTACACATTGGCCCCAGCGTTTCTCCGCACTTCGTTCATAAGGTGGTAGAAAAAGCCAATGCCCTTTCGCCAGATATGATGGTCTTTACGGGAGACATTTTAGACAGCTTTGCAGAACGCCATACACAAGAACACCGCTTGATTTCAAAACTTAAAGCTCGCCATGGGATCTTTTACGTCACAGGCAATCACGAGTATTATTGGAATGCGAAATCTGCCATTGAATACTTTGAAACCGCCGGCTTTGAACCCCTCCAGAACCAAGTAGAGAATCTCTACATTGAAAACTCAGTTCTACAAATCGCTGGCGTCAACGACCCCGCAGCTCGACAATTTGCCCAAGAGGGACCGAACTTTGAGACTCTGAAAAACCGCCTACAAACGGAGAGCTTTAAAGTGCTGCTTTCCCACCAACCACGCCTATGTCATGAGGCTGAAAAGGCCGGTTTTGACCTCCAGCTTTCTGGACACACACATGGCGGCCAGTTTTTCCCATGGAACCTCTTGATCGTCTTTTTTGAGAGATATTCAAAAGGGCTCTACAATATTGGCAATTTGAAGCTTTATGTAAATCAAGGCACAGGATATTGGGGCCCCCAACTCCGCCTTGGAACATATTGCGAACTGGCAGAAATTGTCCTTCGCAAGCAAGGTAAAACCGAGTAA